In Euphorbia lathyris chromosome 10, ddEupLath1.1, whole genome shotgun sequence, a single genomic region encodes these proteins:
- the LOC136209935 gene encoding uncharacterized protein gives MEGGVSEELKSRAAASQGSSKRRRVKKKLASRMQCGGDASHGQMGVGSESHLVKCKRIKKKRVSRLQRGPDASKGNMAGGSDGHQVNRKRVEEESFSWFQRGASEGDTAGGSNCHQVKRKRLKDGSFSGLPRAIDATQRQIDGGSARGRLRGTTVTSPSLVAILKEVNLGYAKMALEFYEKNQDAEFEVLEVLDVSGSRLQLPESEDDQYWIHISFIAKRKNADCSDVSPKHFFGELLKDDCSGKFHATCCSTFEPSDDPGFDHGCIFCLPDQKFHPTDGYCVGRPPWYIPKVVYGHPPWLYDENGTCLIK, from the exons ATGGAAGGAGGTGTATCTGAAGAACTGAAATC ACGAGCTGCTGCATCACAAGGAAGCTCCAAGCGTCGTCGAGTCAAGAAGAAGCTTGCCTCTAG GATGCAATGTGGAGGTGATGCCTCTCATGGACAGATGGGTGTGGGCTCGGAGAGTCACCTAGTCAAGTGTAAGAGGATCAAGAAGAAGCGAGTGTCTAG GTTGCAAAGAGGACCTGATGCCTCCAAAGGGAATATGGCTGGAGGCTCCGACGGTCACCAGGTCAACCGTAAGAGAGTCGAGGAGGAGTCTTTCTCTTG GTTTCAAAGAGGTGCCTCCGAAGGAGATACAGCTGGAGGCTCCAACTGTCACCAGGTCAAGCGTAAGAGACTCAAGGATGGGTCCTTCTCTGG GTTGCCAAGAGCAATTGACGCCACTCAACGACAGATCGATGGAGGCTCCGCCCGTGGCCGTTTGAGGGGTACTACAGTCACGAGCCCTAG TTTAGTCGCAATCTTGAAGGAAGTGAATCTTGGATATGCGAAGATGGCTTTGGAATTTTATGAAAAGAACCAG GATGCTGAGTTTGAAGTTTTAGAAGTCCTGGATGTAAGTGGTTCGAGATTACAACTCCCTGAATCTGAGGACGATCAATATTGGATTCATATCAGCTTCATTGCTAAACGCAAGAATGCTGACTGCAGTGATGTCTCTCCAAAACACTTCTTTGGTGAATTGCTTAAAGATGATTGTTCAGGGAAATTTCATGCCACGTGCTGTTCTACATTTGAGCCTAGTGATGACCCTG GATTCGACCACGGTTGTATATTTTGCTTGCCTGATCAGAAATTTCATCCTACCGATGGATATTGTGTTGGTCGTCCACCCTGGTATATACCGAAAGTGGTATATGGTCATCCGCCATGGCTTTATGACGAAAATGGTACATGTTTAATCAAGTGA